tgagggctgtgttCCCACACGGTTCCACCCTTCCCTCGCCAGATGCTGGAGGTGTTAGCTGGGCTTTCCCAAAGTCCCCCTCTGCCTTGgctcctcctgccagggccaggTGTATCTATGGGCTGCTTTGGCAGCCCCTGCTCatgccctgctgtccctgtcccactgcTGACCCAGGCTCTTTGTCTCCCTGACAGGGTGGACGGTGACACCAAGCACTGCGTGATCTACAAGACGGCAACGGGCTATGGGTTCGCTGAACCCTACAACCTCTATGCCTCCCTCAAGGACCTGGTCTTGCACTACAAGCACACGTCCCTGGTGCAGCACAATGACTCCCTGAATGTCACGCTGGCTCACCCAGTCCTTTCCCAGCCACCAGCCAGATGAGCAGCCCATGCACAACACAACAGCTGccttcagcttctccccagGGCGCTGCTTTCTGGCTCTGGACTCTTGCACCCTGTATAGTTGAGtctctgtgctcctgctccTTCAGAGCCTCTGAGATGTCTGTGACTGTTCCTGATGTCCCTCTTGGTCAGTAGCTGAAACCCATGTTGGCTGATGGGACAGAAAGGCTGGGCTGTTGATTCCCAGCGGGCTCCAGCCTCTAGGAGGTGGGATCCAGTCGTGATTGAATTGCTGGGGGCGagcacagccccctccccttccctgatAAGCAGGTCAGATCCCCTTCTTGCTGGCAGGTCGCCCCGCTATGCATCACTGTAGAGCTTGGTTCCCAATTCCTCGGAGCACTCCAGCTGGGACCGAGGGGCTCCCTGTCTGGAtgctggaggaggcagaggagcagcgTATGCATCCTTCAGTCTCGCTTCCCTTGGTGGTCTGGCAGGCTGTGATGGTGTCTGGTACGAGGGCTGCTGCTCTTGCATGCAGAGACTCATTTAGGAAGGAGAAACCTCACCCTCCGTGGGGCTCCCCGGCTGAGGTTTCCCCACCTCACCGTCATTCCCTAGTGTCATAACCACCTCTGGACTGTTGCTGCCCGGGCAGGGAGGATCCAGTTAGTGATGGATCTCTTGCTTTAGTTGTGCCAGTGAAGCTGTGAAATCCGTGTTGGTACCCgtgtttttcctcacaggatTTGTGGGATGCACAGCTCGTTGTTCCCGGCTGGCCTCAGTGACTCTCTGCACACGTAACCTGTTTGAAGCTGGACTATAGCTCTGTAAATATGGTTCTTTTTGTGAGCTTCCCTGGTGCTGGTGTTTGCTGAGCCCCCACTGCCacccccagcgtgggcagcagctgccaggctgccctgggccctgcagcttGAGCAGGAGAGGGCTGGAGTCCAACGCACACTACGAGCCCTACATGGAATGAAGGacctctctgctgcaggaggacaGATCTGCTGGGCCCAGGGCATGCTGAAATGTATCTGCATGATGGTGAACTACGTATGCAAAGCACTTAGAATCATGGGTCCTGTATGGGGTCCGGGGCAGGGCTGCCCACTGTGGGCAGGGCATTGTGTCAGAGTTCAGAGGGCCCGAGGGCAGCCAAGGTGGCTCTGGAAGAGCTTTAAAAGCTGAGCTGAGAGTTGAGGCTGTGGTGGCATTTGCTTCCCTGGGTTCTCTCATCTGCTTGGCTTGAGGAAAGCAGTCTTGGTCTTGATTTGCGGGAGAGGCTCGTTCCCTTTTGGAGGCTGCatcccagggatggggttttgctgcttctgtttcctgTGGCAGCTCGGGCTCTGCTGGCTTCACGGAGTGCCGTGTGCTtttgctctgcctgcagcctgtCCTTGATGTGCCACCTGCATTGGGGACCATGCtgtctctccttccccagccagctCTGTTGCTCGCCTTGCCCTGGGCTGGTCCCCAGATCCTTTTGGAGCTGGGATTGCTGGCGCAATCGTCCTCTTCCCATTGCTTGTGGCAGTTCTCCTGTGCTCGATTGTACAGCCCCTGTTCCCTGCTCTGCATGTCCTCTCTGGGCCCTGGCTTTTGAGTCTGGTTTGTTGGTGTTTGATGCTGTGGTGCAGGTGATGGGTCAGGGGAGCTGTGGGTGCAGTGGCTGGCTTCAGAGATCACTTGGGAAATGCTGCCAGGGATAATTAAGGGAATTCTTTGGGCTCGGGCGCATGAGAGATGAGAGCGTGTGGGAACGGGGCAGGAAGGCTTCATCCTCATAGTGCTCTCCAGTGACCTACTGGAGTCTGTGGAATGGCTGGCTGGGCTGCATCAACACCCCAAAGCTCTGTCAGTCTCCCACACTGGTCACCGTGGCACATTttcagcctggggactctgtgctGGTCCTGTGCTTGTCCCTGCACTTCCATCATGTCCCTGTGCCACGGGATGGGTTGCAGGTGATGGGATCCTCAGCCTCTCACCCCATGGACTCCACGTTCCCCCACCACCCCACAAGGTGAGCTCAGGGCCAGTCCTGCCAAGGGGAGTTGCTCCCAGCTCATGCCAGGACTTGCTGAGCATCTGGAAGAGTCTCAGCTTCAAGCTGTCACCTGTCAACACTTCGCTTGCTGCTCGCCCggctctgctgcccagggaaattTACCCTGTTTTTGTATCCTTTGGGCTGAATTTCTGCAGTTCTCCCCGTGCTGTCCCTTTCTTCTGCACAGCCGCAGACCCTTCCTCCCCAGGAGCAGGGGGGGTGTGGTGTCATGGTGACCCCTCTGCACCTTCCAGCACTGCCATTCCTGCCCACTTGGTGGCCTGTCCCCGACGGGGCTCTGCTCGCACCTGTGTACGACGAGGTGGAAGATGCCCTTCCCCAGGGCTGCCTTTCCCTGACGGTGCTTCACTCGGCTCCCTGAAACGCAGCTTTTTCCCCGCTCTCCCCGGGGTGGGAGCCCAGCCCCCGAGCTCCTGCAGCGCTGCTCCCCCGGTATAAGCTCGCTGTGATTTGTCCTTTGCTGCTTTCGCTCGTTCTGAACCCGCTGGCGCCGCGTTTGGAGGCGCTGGGCTATGCTTTGCTGCTTGTGACCCCCCAACGTCCTCCAACCGAGCCGTGCCATGGGTGCAACGTGGCTGTTCCTGCTCCCCGGGGACAGTTTGGGACTTGTCCCTCCGTGTCCCTGCTCGGGGGGCTCCATGACCCCCCGTGTAACCCCCCCAAGGGGTGCTGGTGCAGGTTTGTGCTCAGAGAGGACGTGGTGGCTGCGTGAGGTTTTAGTTTCTTAGGCGTACGCAATAACGAATAACCTGCCCCCCCGAGCTGTCCGTTACCAGCAGTAGTGCTCTCTGCTCTTTCCGTTGATGTTTACTAATGTAAATCCAGTATTTGTTACTgtaataggattttttttttttgtacgGTACtttgaaaaaacccacaaaaacgacaaaaaaaaaggaacaaaaaagaggaaagaaataaacattGTTAATGACCCGGCTGCTGGATTGCTGGGGGAGGGTGTTACGTGGGGAGCGGGGGCGTGAGGGCGGCAGTTCCTGGGCTGGGTGCAGGATATGACCCATCCTGCGAGTGGTGCCAGGACTCTCTTCCCCGGTTTTGCAGGGCCGGGGCACGTGAGGACCGCCCTGGGCTCGCCAAGGGGCGAGAAACGGCCGGAAAAGGCGTCTCTAAACAGCGGGGAAATGCGAAGTTCCTCCGCACTCAGCCCCGGAGCTGGGCTCAGGAGATGGCTTGGGCAGCACCCCCTTCCTGTACCCGGAGCTGCCACCCCCGGGGAGGCTCCAGCACCAGCACCGCCCCGGGGGGGCTGCGCGGGGGCTCGGCAGGgatccagccccttccctgctcgGGAAACACCAAGCGTGGGCTGCCCCAGGACGGGTTTCAGCCCCAGACGCGTCGCAGCCCGCGGGGAAGCAGCAAcggctggcagggctgtgacCCCGGAGCTCCAGCTCAGCCCcgggggggacagcagggacgGGGTGGCCGGAGCCCCACGTGAGGCGGCAGCGTCACCGCAGAGGCGGGAAGGGCAGGAAGGGCGCAGGGAGGCGGGCGCAGCCGAGCTTTAAAAGTCCTTGGTGGGACGGGCTCGCTTCCGCGTCACCCCGGCGTCCCCATGGCCCCCATGGTGCCGCTGCCTGCCCTGGCGCTGGTGGCCCTGGTGGCCCCGGGGCTCGGGGTGGCTCCCGGCTGTGACCGCCCTGCCCACCTCTGGTGCAGCTCGCCGGAGATCGCCGTCGCCTGCCAGGTCAGAGCCGCGGGTGTCAGGGCTGCCCCACGCAGGGCAGGGTCACCCCACACGTGGGGACGTGTCCTGCCTGCCCGGCGGCGGGGATGAGGACGCGGGGACGGGGTTGGGGCATCACCTGGCCACGGTACCTGGAGCCAGTGGCGGCTCCGAGCGCCGCTGTGGCACAGGCGGGCACAGCGCGGGGATACTCAGAGCTCCCGTGCCACACCGGCATCCCTGGGGAATTGCTGTGCTCCAGCCGGACCCTGACCCTGGACCCTCCCTGGCCACCTCCGGCACTTCTACTTTTTAAGCATAAAACGGCTTTTCAGTTTGTTCCTGCCGCGAACAGCCCCAGGCGGTGACAACTGTGTGACGGTGGCTCTGGCAATGCCCTGTGAGCCCCGcgggactgcagccaccaccCGGCGGTGGGTGCAGGGCTATACCCCCACCCAGGCGTGTCCTGGCctaaatttgttttcctctgaaacagTTTGGGGAAGTTCTCGTGGAAAACCCCAGCGCTGGGTTTCGGCCACTCACAGGATCCTGCGGCTGCCTGAGGCCCCTGGCTGCTCTCacttccctccagccctgcacacCCTCATCCCCCTTCTGCCCCACATCTCAGGAGCTTTGCCCCCTGCAAATATTGGGGTTCTGCAGCTGTATCCCCTCTgcaccccaaaacctccccGCACACAGGTGGAGAACCGCTGCCCCAACCTCCCTCGCCCCGCGGCTGCCCCAGTGGAGCTGAGCCTGTACTATGAGAGCCTGTGCCCAGCATGCCGTGAGTTCCTggtcctgaagctcttccccacctggctgctgctgccctcgGAGATGCTGAACATCACCCTGGTGCCCTATGGCAATGCCCAGGTAGGATCTGGCCGAGCCGGTGCTGCGGGCACTCGCCCCGGTgccgccagccccgctcagACAGGTTGGTCTCGCAGGAGAGGAACGTCAGCGGGAAGTGGGACTTCCAGTGCCAGCACGGCCCCGAGGAGTGTTTGGGCAACATGATCGAGGTGATGGTCCCTGTTCCCGTGGTGCTGGCATGGGGGGGGGTCCAGTGGCCCCGTACCACCCACCCTGTTCCCATAGGCCTGCCTGATGCACGAGGCCAAGAACTTCAGCACCTACTTCCCCATCATCTTCTGCCTGGAGTCGGGCAGCTCTGTCACCAAGAACCTGGAGGCTGTATGTCCCCTCCCCCGTCCCTCAAgccctgctgtggggatgtCCCTGTCCCTCATGCCCTATAGGgacatccctgtccccctgaGTGCCCCGTGTGTCCCCTCTCCTGGCAGTGCCTGCAGATCTatgccccagagctggacaggGGCCGTATCGCCACCTGCGtgcagggggacacagggatggccCTGATGCACCAAAACGCCCAACTGACTGAGGCACTCGACCCCCCACACCAGTTTGTGCCCTGGATTGTCATCAACGGGGTATGGTGGGGGGACCAgtgtgccaggcagggctggggcaccaTGGGGACCCCCCTGAGCAGCCCCATCTCCCCCCACAGAAGCACACAGATGagctgcaggcacaggcagaggcCTCGCTGCTGGGGCTGGTTTGCCACCTCTACCAGGTGGGACAGGGATCAGGGGGGACAGTGGGGCTTGGGGacatgtccctgtccctgctggggctCTACTGGCCACTCTCTGGCAGGGGGAGAAGCCTGAAGTCTGTGGGAGCTCAAAG
The window above is part of the Pseudopipra pipra isolate bDixPip1 chromosome 27, bDixPip1.hap1, whole genome shotgun sequence genome. Proteins encoded here:
- the IFI30 gene encoding gamma-interferon-inducible lysosomal thiol reductase, with product MAPMVPLPALALVALVAPGLGVAPGCDRPAHLWCSSPEIAVACQVENRCPNLPRPAAAPVELSLYYESLCPACREFLVLKLFPTWLLLPSEMLNITLVPYGNAQERNVSGKWDFQCQHGPEECLGNMIEACLMHEAKNFSTYFPIIFCLESGSSVTKNLEACLQIYAPELDRGRIATCVQGDTGMALMHQNAQLTEALDPPHQFVPWIVINGKHTDELQAQAEASLLGLVCHLYQGEKPEVCGSSKAPKIPLGCRH